The Chloracidobacterium sp. genomic sequence GCGCGTCGTCATAGGCGAGAGCCGCTTGGGTGAACTCCCGCCGGCCATAGAGCGCTTCGGCGCGGATGAAGTACGCCTCGCCGACGCGGGGGTCGCGCGGATAGGTGGCGATGAAGGCCTGCGCCTCGCGCTCAGCCGTCGCCCAATCCTGCCGGCGCAACGCCTCCTGGGCGGCGCGCAGGATCTG encodes the following:
- a CDS encoding tetratricopeptide repeat protein; translated protein: QILRAAQEALRRQDWATAEREAQAFIATYPRDPRVGEAYFIRAEALYGRREFTQAALAYDDARSRVTDRAKRQDVLLGLGRSLAAINERDSACEVFRQLASDFATDMRADIREALTRERSRLRC